One genomic window of Haloferax mediterranei ATCC 33500 includes the following:
- a CDS encoding uracil-xanthine permease family protein yields MVVTDDSSPSSFVQYGIDDKPPLPTALLLGAQHYLTMVGANIAVPLILAGALGMPADVIPRFVGTFFVVSGIATLMQTTFGNRYPIVQGAPFSMLAPAIAVVGVAKATDPSGVAWQSALLQLQGAIIVAALVEVLVGYFGLLGRLRKFISPVVIAPTIALIGLSLFSAPQVTSATNNWWLLGLTLALIVLFSQYLDTAHPAFKLFPVLLGVIVSYVVAAALSVTGFIAPGASGYVNLQTVIDAPAFMPIYPLQWGFAGGAGTTTLSLPVVGSVAFGIPQFSTSFIIGMLAGVAASMVESFGDYHAVARLSGIGAPSERRINHGIGMEGIMNVFSALMGGSGSTSYSENIGAIGLTGVASRYVVQVGAGVMLVMGFVGYFGQLIATIPDPIVGGLYIAMFGQIVAVGLSNLKYVDLDSSRNGFVIGIALFAGLAIPAYMGNVGSAEAFRQGMSQVALVGPVLGNQLVADTIFVIGSTGMAVGGLFAFFFDNTIEGTRVERGLEEWEDTVEDDSEFESAIDRLRGDEPATAD; encoded by the coding sequence ATGGTCGTGACGGACGACTCCTCTCCCTCCTCGTTTGTGCAGTACGGTATCGACGATAAACCACCTCTCCCAACCGCTCTCCTTCTCGGCGCCCAACATTATCTCACCATGGTGGGCGCGAACATCGCCGTCCCGCTCATTCTCGCCGGAGCCTTGGGAATGCCAGCGGACGTTATCCCGCGCTTCGTCGGGACGTTCTTCGTCGTCTCCGGTATCGCGACGCTGATGCAGACGACGTTCGGGAACCGCTATCCCATCGTGCAGGGTGCGCCGTTCTCCATGCTCGCACCGGCAATCGCCGTCGTGGGCGTCGCCAAGGCGACAGACCCGTCTGGCGTCGCGTGGCAGAGTGCACTCTTACAACTACAGGGAGCCATCATCGTGGCCGCGCTGGTCGAGGTGCTCGTCGGCTACTTCGGACTGCTCGGACGCCTTCGGAAGTTCATCTCACCGGTGGTCATCGCGCCGACCATCGCGCTCATCGGCCTGTCGCTTTTCAGTGCGCCGCAGGTCACGTCGGCCACCAACAACTGGTGGCTCCTCGGCCTGACGCTCGCGCTCATCGTCCTCTTCTCGCAGTACCTCGACACCGCACACCCGGCGTTCAAGCTGTTTCCGGTGCTCCTCGGCGTCATCGTCTCGTACGTCGTGGCCGCCGCGCTGTCCGTTACGGGCTTCATCGCACCGGGCGCATCGGGCTACGTGAACTTGCAGACGGTCATCGACGCGCCGGCGTTCATGCCCATCTACCCCCTGCAGTGGGGCTTTGCGGGCGGAGCAGGAACGACGACCCTGTCGCTTCCGGTCGTCGGAAGCGTCGCGTTCGGTATCCCACAGTTCTCGACCTCGTTCATCATCGGCATGCTCGCGGGCGTCGCCGCCTCGATGGTCGAGTCCTTCGGTGACTACCACGCGGTCGCGCGTCTCTCCGGCATCGGCGCGCCCTCGGAACGCCGTATCAACCACGGCATCGGCATGGAGGGCATCATGAACGTCTTTTCTGCCCTCATGGGCGGCAGTGGCTCTACTTCCTACTCCGAGAACATCGGTGCAATCGGTCTCACGGGCGTGGCCTCTCGCTACGTCGTGCAGGTCGGCGCTGGCGTGATGCTCGTCATGGGATTCGTCGGCTACTTCGGTCAACTCATCGCGACGATTCCCGACCCCATCGTCGGCGGCCTCTACATCGCCATGTTCGGCCAAATCGTCGCCGTCGGTCTCTCGAACCTGAAGTACGTCGACCTCGATTCCTCGCGGAACGGCTTCGTCATCGGCATCGCCCTCTTTGCGGGGCTGGCTATTCCGGCGTACATGGGTAACGTCGGAAGCGCCGAAGCCTTCCGACAGGGAATGAGTCAGGTCGCCCTCGTCGGTCCCGTCCTCGGGAACCAACTCGTCGCGGACACCATCTTCGTCATCGGCTCGACCGGCATGGCCGTCGGCGGTCTGTTCGCGTTCTTCTTCGACAACACCATCGAGGGAACCCGCGTCGAACGCGGCCTCGAAGAGTGGGAAGACACCGTCGAAGACGACAGCGAGTTCGAATCGGCTATCGACCGACTTCGGGGCGACGAGCCGGCGACCGCGGACTGA
- a CDS encoding DUF5059 domain-containing protein yields the protein MNYSRRSLLKTTGLAVASAGLAGCSGPSEDASASTGNESTETGTATEADASVTVDATVAVAAEWNVMRARLYDTIALASAGRLGTAARVAEDVFARFEQASSEWGTHEQLEKTNEENYETFEEHLGGAKDAFSKGNADSGVDLAVQASDNLLAAQRGRVDSAVVDAMGVLLFGARARDVEMLAAAGEVEAAAELAHEIYESFEEAPEHSVLEDASGELYETFEAGIEGAADAGDADSIASSARSAADATVEASYELVPESVAGAGHLALMQSVGFDAEVLAGLGGPGDDYAHASALTLYRARAADVTRLVAQGKTDFAATLAGDIFAHFEGARAHEALEEADHDAYEGFEGGLESLKEAAQSGDTKATEDALATVDENLLAGISALVGGESATMLEAAFFRARLGDARELVAVGETDRAASVAESLFARFEENEANLHEAVEHESEDLYHRFEEEHLAGLVDAAKAGEADTATTHAEGALDALFEFETAVGTTAEVSAAEAAFFGARGFDAAALAEVGAADRAAAVVKSTFGFFEEGAGGYHEALEHADHDLYESFEGALGGVRTAAEEDGDTYGAAKTYGQKAVDSMYAVVATAAADAGLATAASERMSGVFQTFEGARVHEALEHADHDAYEGFEEALSTYVKALEDGSEVDAAAEGYVTATARAQFAVVGAIDKAPLDHSNHNHSHGDGETEYTGGPNVVEGVPEDADHVVEMTAVAFEPAELTVTVGDTVAFEHAAGEAHTVTAYGDKIPEGAAYWASGGFESQEAAEAGWEEGKGAVQSGQSYTHTFETAGEHQYLCIPHEAAGMTGTIVVEE from the coding sequence ATGAACTACTCCCGACGGAGTCTGTTGAAGACGACGGGACTGGCGGTTGCGTCGGCCGGTCTCGCTGGATGTAGCGGACCGTCAGAAGACGCTTCCGCGTCGACTGGGAACGAATCGACGGAGACGGGAACAGCGACCGAGGCGGACGCTTCCGTGACCGTCGACGCAACGGTCGCCGTCGCGGCCGAGTGGAACGTGATGCGTGCACGACTGTACGACACCATCGCCCTCGCCAGCGCAGGACGGCTGGGGACGGCTGCCCGTGTTGCGGAGGACGTGTTCGCTCGGTTCGAACAGGCCTCCAGCGAGTGGGGCACTCACGAGCAGTTGGAGAAAACGAACGAGGAGAACTACGAAACGTTCGAAGAGCACCTCGGCGGCGCGAAGGACGCGTTCTCGAAGGGTAACGCCGACTCCGGCGTCGACCTCGCAGTGCAGGCTTCGGACAACCTGCTCGCGGCCCAGCGCGGCCGTGTCGACTCGGCCGTCGTCGACGCGATGGGCGTCCTTCTCTTCGGCGCTCGCGCACGGGACGTCGAGATGCTCGCGGCCGCCGGCGAAGTCGAGGCAGCGGCAGAACTCGCTCACGAAATCTACGAGTCGTTCGAGGAGGCACCGGAACACTCGGTCCTCGAAGACGCGTCGGGCGAACTCTACGAAACGTTCGAGGCTGGCATCGAAGGCGCGGCCGATGCTGGCGACGCCGACAGCATCGCCTCGTCCGCCCGCTCCGCGGCGGACGCAACAGTCGAGGCGAGTTACGAGCTTGTCCCAGAATCCGTTGCAGGTGCGGGGCACCTCGCACTCATGCAGTCGGTCGGATTCGACGCCGAAGTCCTCGCCGGTCTCGGCGGTCCCGGCGACGACTACGCTCACGCCTCTGCGCTCACGCTGTACCGTGCCCGCGCAGCGGACGTGACGCGACTGGTTGCACAGGGCAAGACCGACTTCGCCGCCACGCTCGCCGGTGATATCTTCGCGCACTTCGAGGGCGCACGCGCTCACGAAGCGCTCGAAGAAGCCGACCACGACGCCTACGAAGGCTTCGAAGGCGGTCTCGAATCGCTGAAGGAAGCTGCCCAGTCAGGCGACACCAAAGCGACCGAAGACGCGCTCGCGACGGTCGACGAGAACCTCCTCGCAGGAATCTCGGCGCTCGTCGGCGGCGAATCGGCAACGATGCTCGAAGCGGCGTTCTTCCGCGCCCGCCTCGGCGACGCCCGCGAACTCGTCGCCGTCGGCGAGACGGACCGCGCCGCCTCCGTCGCCGAATCGCTCTTCGCCCGCTTCGAGGAGAACGAAGCGAACCTCCACGAGGCCGTCGAACACGAGTCCGAAGACCTCTACCACCGCTTCGAAGAGGAACACCTTGCCGGACTCGTCGACGCCGCGAAGGCCGGAGAGGCCGACACTGCGACGACCCACGCCGAGGGCGCGCTGGACGCGCTCTTCGAGTTCGAGACGGCCGTTGGAACGACCGCAGAAGTGTCGGCCGCCGAGGCCGCGTTCTTCGGTGCCCGCGGCTTCGACGCCGCAGCACTCGCAGAGGTCGGTGCGGCCGACCGCGCAGCAGCAGTCGTCAAGTCCACGTTCGGCTTCTTCGAGGAAGGCGCAGGCGGCTACCACGAAGCGCTCGAACACGCCGACCACGACCTGTACGAGTCGTTCGAAGGCGCGCTCGGCGGCGTCCGAACCGCGGCCGAAGAAGACGGAGACACCTACGGCGCGGCCAAGACCTACGGCCAGAAGGCGGTCGATTCGATGTACGCCGTCGTCGCAACCGCCGCCGCCGACGCGGGTCTCGCAACCGCTGCATCCGAGCGCATGAGCGGCGTCTTCCAGACCTTCGAGGGCGCTCGCGTCCACGAAGCGCTCGAACACGCCGACCACGACGCCTACGAAGGCTTCGAGGAGGCGCTTTCGACCTACGTCAAGGCGCTCGAAGACGGAAGCGAAGTCGACGCCGCCGCAGAAGGCTACGTGACGGCGACCGCCCGCGCCCAGTTCGCAGTCGTCGGTGCCATCGACAAGGCACCCCTCGACCACTCGAACCACAACCACAGCCACGGTGACGGAGAAACCGAGTACACCGGCGGCCCGAACGTCGTCGAGGGCGTCCCCGAGGACGCAGACCACGTGGTTGAGATGACCGCCGTCGCGTTCGAACCCGCCGAACTGACGGTGACAGTCGGCGACACGGTCGCATTCGAACACGCCGCTGGCGAGGCACACACCGTGACCGCCTACGGCGACAAAATCCCCGAGGGCGCAGCATACTGGGCCTCCGGCGGATTCGAGTCGCAGGAAGCCGCCGAGGCTGGCTGGGAAGAAGGAAAGGGTGCGGTGCAGTCCGGACAGTCCTACACGCACACCTTCGAGACGGCGGGCGAGCACCAGTACCTCTGCATCCCGCACGAGGCCGCGGGTATGACGGGTACCATCGTCGTCGAAGAGTAA
- a CDS encoding mechanosensitive ion channel family protein yields MSQHLSDFLSGLSAAEATLFVLIVSVGGAFVMEAVVLRLLFRYTRRTETSLDNIVVKELRWPIVITISLTGIYLFAQTPAVAEALVVDSAVLHTFFGRPSVSLGIIVWAWALNRLVNRLVEAVKDKGHQYDFAPVFSNVWTIVVSVGTIGMLLYLWGIEITPLFAGAGIAGIAVGFAAKDTVANFFGGIALYFDDTYKIGDYVVLDSGEAGTVVKVGIRSTTLLTRDDLLVTVPNSVLNAAKIINESAPNRRRRLKVPIGVAYGTDIDEFEQVLTDLALDEPLVLDTPRPRPRFRRFGPDALEYELVCWVNSPLKRGKATHNLNREIYTRLNAADIGIPYPQRDVHVHSVESETPARNPEQSPMTELSNGGDRRSRAPTEFGDEDATSADESLDDE; encoded by the coding sequence ATGAGCCAGCACCTCTCCGACTTCCTCTCGGGGCTGTCGGCGGCGGAGGCGACACTCTTCGTCTTAATCGTCTCCGTCGGCGGCGCATTCGTCATGGAGGCGGTCGTCCTCCGCCTCTTGTTTCGGTACACGAGACGAACGGAGACGTCGCTCGACAACATCGTCGTCAAAGAACTCCGGTGGCCCATCGTCATCACCATCTCGTTGACCGGCATCTATCTGTTTGCGCAGACTCCGGCGGTCGCCGAAGCTCTCGTCGTCGATTCGGCGGTACTCCACACGTTCTTCGGTCGGCCGTCTGTGTCTCTCGGCATCATCGTCTGGGCGTGGGCGCTCAACCGCCTCGTCAATCGACTTGTCGAGGCGGTCAAGGACAAAGGCCACCAGTACGATTTCGCACCCGTCTTTTCGAACGTCTGGACAATCGTCGTCTCCGTCGGCACCATCGGCATGCTCCTGTATCTCTGGGGAATCGAAATCACCCCGCTGTTCGCGGGGGCTGGCATCGCCGGTATCGCGGTCGGGTTCGCCGCCAAGGACACCGTCGCCAACTTCTTCGGTGGAATCGCGCTCTACTTCGACGACACGTACAAAATCGGTGACTACGTCGTCCTCGACTCCGGTGAGGCGGGGACGGTGGTCAAAGTCGGGATTCGCTCGACGACGCTTCTCACCCGTGACGACCTCCTCGTCACGGTTCCGAACTCGGTGCTCAACGCCGCGAAAATCATCAACGAGTCCGCCCCGAATCGCCGCCGCCGTCTGAAAGTTCCCATCGGCGTCGCCTACGGCACCGATATCGACGAGTTCGAACAGGTTCTCACCGACCTCGCACTCGACGAACCACTCGTTCTCGACACGCCCCGTCCGCGTCCGCGATTTCGTCGGTTCGGCCCGGACGCGCTGGAGTACGAACTCGTCTGTTGGGTCAACAGCCCGCTCAAGCGAGGGAAGGCGACGCACAACCTCAACCGCGAGATATACACCCGGCTGAACGCCGCAGACATCGGGATTCCGTACCCCCAGCGCGACGTACACGTTCACTCCGTAGAGTCTGAGACTCCCGCTCGCAACCCCGAGCAATCGCCGATGACCGAGTTGTCGAACGGCGGTGACCGACGGTCGCGAGCGCCGACGGAGTTCGGCGACGAGGACGCCACATCTGCTGACGAATCACTCGACGACGAGTGA
- a CDS encoding metal-dependent hydrolase, with the protein MFRFGHWGVSLLVFAPLGFALVQTGHPELAFVSGAVMCWLAMLPDYDMRIPGISHRGPTHTLLFAFLVGGVGGGGAFLLASNVGQPEAAATTLGAFGFAVGTLTIIAHLLADALTPAGIRPLWPLSSRKFTLSLWTADNTVANYGLFAVGVFAVAAAAYLSLIL; encoded by the coding sequence ATGTTCCGATTCGGCCACTGGGGCGTCTCGCTCCTCGTGTTTGCCCCGCTCGGGTTCGCGCTGGTTCAGACCGGCCACCCGGAACTCGCGTTCGTCTCGGGGGCGGTAATGTGCTGGTTGGCGATGCTCCCCGATTACGACATGCGTATTCCCGGTATCTCACACCGCGGACCGACACACACGCTCCTGTTTGCATTCCTCGTCGGTGGTGTCGGTGGCGGCGGTGCGTTTCTGCTCGCAAGCAACGTCGGCCAGCCCGAGGCGGCGGCGACGACACTCGGCGCGTTCGGGTTCGCCGTCGGCACGCTTACCATCATTGCACACCTCCTCGCCGACGCGCTCACGCCAGCGGGAATCCGTCCGTTGTGGCCGCTTTCGTCCCGGAAATTCACGCTCTCGCTGTGGACCGCCGATAACACCGTTGCCAACTACGGACTCTTCGCAGTCGGCGTCTTCGCGGTTGCGGCGGCGGCCTACCTCTCGCTTATCCTTTGA
- a CDS encoding peroxidase-related enzyme (This protein belongs to a clade of uncharacterized proteins related to peroxidases such as the alkylhydroperoxidase AhpD.) encodes MDDDAMRRFPVPDLDDLPDDLRERIEDETERAGFTPNVFAALAYKPSHWRAFFDYHDALVDDTDLERHEVEMIIVAVSGVNHCYYCNVAHGALLRIYAEDPLLADQLVANYRTADIPEKHKTMLDVAVKLTERPVEVGEDDLQRLRDVGFSEEEVWDIGAVTAFFNLSNRMTMFADMRPNEEFHTLGRESRGD; translated from the coding sequence ATGGACGACGATGCGATGCGCCGATTCCCGGTGCCCGACCTCGACGACCTCCCGGACGACCTGCGCGAGCGAATCGAAGACGAGACAGAACGCGCCGGGTTTACGCCCAACGTCTTCGCCGCGCTCGCGTACAAGCCCTCGCACTGGCGGGCCTTCTTCGACTACCACGACGCCCTCGTCGACGACACGGACCTCGAACGCCACGAAGTCGAGATGATAATCGTCGCCGTCTCGGGTGTCAACCACTGTTACTACTGCAACGTCGCCCACGGCGCACTCCTTCGTATCTACGCGGAAGACCCGCTTCTCGCGGACCAACTGGTCGCCAACTACCGTACTGCGGATATCCCCGAGAAGCACAAGACGATGCTCGACGTGGCGGTCAAACTCACCGAGCGCCCGGTCGAAGTCGGCGAAGACGACCTCCAGCGACTCCGAGACGTAGGGTTCTCTGAAGAGGAAGTGTGGGATATCGGTGCGGTCACCGCCTTCTTCAACCTCAGCAACCGTATGACGATGTTCGCCGATATGCGACCTAATGAAGAGTTCCACACGCTCGGGCGGGAATCTCGCGGGGACTAA
- a CDS encoding cold-shock protein produces MAKGKVAFFKSSGGYGFIETEDHDDDVFFHMEDIGGPDLEEGQEVEFEIEQADKGPRAINVTRL; encoded by the coding sequence ATGGCGAAAGGCAAGGTTGCATTCTTCAAGTCCTCCGGCGGCTACGGCTTCATCGAGACAGAAGACCACGACGACGACGTGTTCTTCCACATGGAGGATATCGGCGGCCCTGACCTCGAAGAGGGTCAGGAAGTGGAGTTCGAAATCGAGCAGGCCGATAAAGGCCCGCGTGCGATCAACGTAACGCGGCTCTAA
- a CDS encoding creatininase family protein: MYIADQTWPELGDYVAESSLAVVPLGSTEQHGPHLPLATDHLIAESLARDAAGKTGFLCTPTVNVGVSPHHRQFHGTMWVDAPQFRDYVESMTRNLAYHGIDRVVYVNAHGGNVQHLREVGRRLRDDGTMYAIEWMWDKSIPDLVTDLFDHPGPHGGPKETAMIMHIARDLVREDQLEDARDGGRTTFKGRDYREHGARTFYDAIENSENGVFGDQTDATPEAGATLFEAASDQLVRLLEWLDAQPIDDLLAPAHADPQPGERR, encoded by the coding sequence ATGTACATCGCGGACCAGACGTGGCCAGAACTGGGCGACTACGTCGCCGAATCGTCGCTTGCAGTCGTCCCGCTCGGGTCGACCGAACAGCACGGCCCGCACCTCCCGCTCGCGACTGACCACCTCATCGCGGAGTCGTTGGCCCGCGATGCGGCCGGTAAAACCGGCTTTCTCTGTACGCCCACTGTGAATGTCGGCGTGAGTCCGCACCACCGACAGTTCCACGGAACCATGTGGGTCGACGCCCCGCAGTTCAGAGATTACGTGGAGTCGATGACGCGCAACCTCGCGTACCACGGTATCGACCGCGTCGTGTACGTCAACGCCCACGGCGGCAACGTCCAGCACCTCCGCGAAGTCGGCCGCCGCCTCCGCGATGACGGCACGATGTACGCCATCGAGTGGATGTGGGACAAGTCGATTCCGGACCTCGTGACCGACCTGTTCGACCATCCCGGCCCGCACGGCGGTCCGAAGGAGACGGCGATGATTATGCACATCGCTCGCGACCTCGTCCGCGAAGACCAACTCGAAGACGCTCGCGACGGCGGGCGAACAACCTTCAAGGGCCGCGACTACCGCGAGCACGGCGCGCGGACGTTCTACGACGCCATCGAGAACTCCGAAAACGGCGTCTTCGGTGACCAGACAGACGCCACGCCCGAAGCAGGGGCGACGTTGTTCGAGGCCGCGAGCGACCAACTCGTCCGACTGCTCGAATGGCTCGACGCACAACCGATAGATGACCTACTTGCGCCCGCTCACGCCGACCCACAACCGGGCGAGCGCCGGTAG
- a CDS encoding acyl-CoA synthetase, translated as MAIDYTVELESFEWDIPEGYNIPAVIESHADSFGDRVALKFRDADGGREERTYDDLRRDMNRFANALESMGVEKGDRVIHLLPRDPDVFAIQLGALKRGALLVPSSSMLKPKDIEFRANDCEATTAIVHESLVGMVDEVRADTPLEHFVVLGGDADGWTEFDEVVAGESDRHDGPELKAEDPMSINYTSGTTGKPKPVRHRHRWMRCFELVNAPYWWGVTADDDLSDELLWATTGTGWAKWFWSPVGVGLTTGATQFVYRGDFEPETFLDIMEEEGITRLCAVPTQYRMFAQHDLASYDLKLKEALSAGEPLNREPIEAFREAFDVIPRDGYGQTETVALLTNYPGIDVKPGSMGKPTPGLGTTLIDEDGEEVDDGEIGEIAVPVDCPGIFDGYYEKPHLDEKTFAGDYYRTGDLASRDEDGYFFFEGRADDIIISAGYRIGPFEVEDALVSHEAVAEAAAVGSPHEERGSIVKAFVVLTGGYEGSDELVDELQAFMKEETAPYKYPREIEFVDELPKTSSGKIRRIELRSQERE; from the coding sequence ATGGCAATCGATTACACGGTCGAGTTGGAATCGTTCGAGTGGGACATCCCGGAAGGGTACAACATCCCTGCGGTTATCGAATCGCACGCCGACTCGTTCGGCGACCGGGTCGCGCTGAAGTTCCGCGACGCCGACGGCGGGCGTGAGGAACGAACCTACGACGACCTTCGGCGCGACATGAATCGGTTTGCCAATGCGCTCGAATCGATGGGCGTCGAAAAGGGCGACCGCGTCATTCACCTGCTTCCGCGTGACCCTGACGTGTTCGCCATCCAACTCGGCGCGCTCAAGCGGGGCGCGCTGCTCGTCCCGAGTTCGTCGATGCTCAAGCCCAAGGACATCGAATTCCGCGCGAACGACTGTGAAGCGACGACCGCAATCGTCCACGAGTCGCTCGTCGGTATGGTCGACGAGGTGCGAGCCGACACGCCGCTCGAACACTTCGTCGTCCTCGGCGGTGACGCCGACGGTTGGACCGAATTCGACGAGGTAGTCGCTGGCGAGTCGGACCGCCACGACGGCCCGGAACTGAAGGCCGAAGACCCGATGTCCATCAACTACACGTCGGGGACGACGGGTAAGCCGAAACCGGTCCGCCACCGCCACCGCTGGATGCGCTGTTTCGAACTCGTCAACGCGCCCTACTGGTGGGGCGTCACGGCCGACGACGACCTCTCTGACGAACTCCTCTGGGCGACGACCGGCACCGGCTGGGCGAAGTGGTTCTGGAGTCCCGTCGGCGTCGGACTGACGACGGGCGCGACACAGTTCGTCTATCGCGGCGACTTCGAACCCGAGACGTTCCTCGATATCATGGAAGAAGAGGGAATCACTCGGCTCTGTGCCGTCCCAACCCAGTATCGGATGTTTGCCCAGCACGACCTCGCCTCGTACGACCTGAAACTGAAAGAGGCGCTTTCGGCGGGTGAACCGCTCAACCGCGAGCCAATCGAAGCGTTCCGCGAAGCGTTCGACGTGATTCCCCGCGACGGCTACGGACAGACCGAGACGGTGGCCCTCCTCACGAACTACCCCGGTATCGACGTGAAACCCGGCAGCATGGGCAAGCCGACGCCGGGTCTCGGAACCACCCTCATCGACGAAGACGGAGAAGAAGTCGACGACGGCGAAATCGGCGAGATTGCGGTCCCGGTCGACTGTCCGGGCATCTTCGACGGCTACTACGAGAAGCCACATCTGGACGAAAAGACGTTCGCCGGCGACTACTACCGCACCGGCGACCTCGCCTCTCGCGACGAGGACGGCTACTTCTTCTTCGAGGGCCGCGCCGACGACATCATCATCTCTGCGGGCTACCGCATCGGTCCCTTCGAGGTCGAAGACGCGCTCGTCTCTCACGAGGCGGTCGCGGAGGCCGCGGCGGTCGGAAGTCCCCACGAGGAACGCGGAAGTATCGTCAAGGCGTTCGTCGTTCTCACCGGAGGATACGAAGGCTCCGACGAACTCGTGGACGAACTCCAGGCGTTCATGAAAGAGGAAACTGCGCCGTACAAGTACCCGCGCGAAATCGAGTTCGTCGACGAACTCCCGAAGACCTCTTCGGGGAAAATTCGCCGCATCGAACTGCGGTCCCAAGAGCGCGAATAG
- a CDS encoding bactofilin family protein translates to MFTSKQLVALLLAVLVVGSLAGVATAQQGPSAGGTVVVEEGETFTGDLEAIGGTVVIAGTVDGNVETTAGTVLVTETGEITGTLEGVAGSATIEGTVGGDVSLSAGAVFVRDTATIDGSLEAAGGNVRLDGAVGGDVRVGAEDLVVGPNTRVGGSLEYNAESTAIDSAAVVDGGVTEVDNVGIDSPPIAGVPVEFGQFEGPTIPNWVFSGYWLLVNLVLGSIIVLVAPEFARRVTGLGTKKAVRSGGAGLLTIVGVPIVLLVLLLTIVGIPLSLAGGVGFLLALWVASIYGALVLGAWLLSLADYNNRWVALFTGLFVLTLLDFVPLGGVLEFAVLIVGLGAFALALRGESGHDGDDDVGAADEGSQEGAPMA, encoded by the coding sequence ATGTTCACATCCAAACAATTGGTTGCACTCCTGTTGGCGGTTCTCGTCGTCGGCTCGCTCGCAGGCGTCGCGACCGCACAGCAAGGGCCGTCAGCCGGCGGTACCGTCGTCGTCGAGGAAGGAGAAACCTTCACCGGCGACCTCGAAGCAATCGGCGGGACGGTCGTCATCGCCGGAACGGTCGATGGCAACGTAGAGACCACCGCGGGGACGGTCCTCGTGACGGAGACTGGCGAGATTACCGGGACGCTCGAAGGCGTCGCAGGCTCCGCGACTATCGAAGGAACGGTCGGTGGCGACGTGAGCCTCTCCGCGGGCGCGGTTTTCGTGCGTGACACCGCCACTATCGATGGGTCGTTGGAGGCCGCCGGTGGCAACGTCAGACTCGACGGTGCAGTTGGCGGTGATGTGAGAGTCGGCGCTGAAGACCTCGTTGTCGGTCCGAACACTCGCGTCGGCGGGTCGCTCGAATACAATGCGGAGAGCACAGCTATCGACTCCGCGGCCGTCGTCGATGGCGGCGTGACGGAGGTCGACAACGTCGGAATCGACTCCCCGCCAATCGCGGGTGTCCCAGTCGAGTTCGGCCAGTTTGAAGGGCCAACGATTCCGAATTGGGTGTTTTCGGGCTACTGGCTCCTCGTGAACCTCGTCCTCGGTTCGATTATCGTCCTCGTCGCCCCCGAGTTCGCCCGCCGCGTGACGGGACTCGGAACGAAAAAAGCCGTCCGGAGCGGCGGCGCGGGACTCCTCACCATCGTCGGCGTTCCAATCGTCCTGCTCGTGCTGCTCTTGACCATCGTGGGAATCCCGCTGTCGCTCGCCGGCGGCGTCGGATTCCTCTTAGCCCTTTGGGTGGCGAGCATCTACGGCGCGCTCGTCCTCGGGGCGTGGCTCCTCTCGTTGGCCGACTACAACAACCGCTGGGTCGCGCTGTTCACCGGCTTGTTCGTCCTCACGTTGCTCGATTTCGTCCCCCTCGGAGGCGTCCTCGAGTTCGCCGTCCTCATCGTGGGTCTCGGCGCGTTCGCGCTGGCACTCCGCGGTGAATCCGGCCACGACGGCGACGACGACGTGGGTGCGGCCGACGAGGGTTCACAAGAAGGCGCACCGATGGCCTGA